GTACGTCGGTCTGTGCGCGGAGTTTCCCTCGCTCTCGTGGCTGGCTCCGACGCAGGACGAGGCTCTCCGGGGCATCGGCGAACTCGTCCGCGACACCATCAAGGACATGGCGGTCAACAACGAAGTCGTGCCGCGCCCACTCTCGGAGCGCAGCTACAGCGGGAAGTTCATGGTGCGTATTTCCACTGAGCTGCACGCCAGGCTGGTACGGGAAGCCACCGAGATGAACGTTTCACTCAATCAGCTGGTCAACCAGCGGCTCGCGTCGCGCGGTTAGTCCCGGTCAGGCGAGGGGCCGGCGCCGAAGTACCCGACCCCTGCACGACCGGGCGAACCGCACCGCGTTCTGGCGGCTGAACCCCGTCAGGCCGCCCCGTTCGCCGGTTCGGCATGCAACCGGCGGAACTTGCTGCCGTGGAAGACGAGTGGGTCCACGTCGGTGCGGGTGGCGATGCGGTGGATGCGGAGGATGACGACGGCGTGGTCGCCCGCGGGGACATGGGCCTCTTGGACGCCCTCGATCCAGGCGGACGCCCCGTCGATGAACACGGCGTCGCCGGAACCTCGGTGCAGTTGGATGTCGCGGAAGCGGTCGCCGTCGCGGGCGCCGAGGGAGCGCGCGGCGGCCTGCTGGTCGGTGCCGAGCAGGCTGAGACCGAGGTGGCTCGCGGCGGCGAGCTTGGGCCAGGTGGCCGAGGAGTTCTGCACACAGAACGAGACCAGCGGCGGATCCAGCGAGACGGGAACGAACGTGCTCACCGCGAGACCGTGCGGGACGCCGTCGATCTCGGCGCACACCGCGACCACGCCGCTGGGGAAGTTGGCGAACGCGCGACGCAGACCGGCTCCGTCGGCGGGGAATTCGAACAGGTCATGCATGATTCGCAGCCTTCGAGCTGTGGGCCAGTGCCTGGGCGACCGAACGCCACCGACCACTGTACCGGTCGATGACGCCGTCCTCGGTGAATGTGCGATCGGACAGGTAGAGCCCGGGCAACGCGGCGGTGGCCCCGATTTCGACGAGCACGGGCTTCAACAACAGATCCGGCGCCAGCGCGTGCGCCGGTCCGGCGCCGAGCATCATCGGGACCGCGAGCACGCCTTCCAGGCCGGTCCCCCCTTCGAACTGTTCGAGGAACAGCTTCAGCAACCCGGTGTAGGTGGCCTTGAAGGTGGGGCTGGCGAAGACGACGAGTTCGGATCCGGCCACGGCGCGCACCGCATCGGCCACGGCCGGGTCACCCCAGCTGAGCAGGGCGGGACCGAACTCGACCAGATCGATCACGGTGGGCTCCACCTCCGGCCGCAGTCCCCGCGCCACCAAGGTGGCCGCGGTGAGCGTGCGTGAGGCGGGCTTCGGATTTCCGACGACGACAGTGACTGTCATTTCGTCTCCTTTCAGATCACCCCGTGGAGCGGAGGCGCGGCGTCGTGCAGCAAGGCCCGGCCGATGTGCTGGTACTTCCAGCGCACCGGATCGTGCAAAGTGTGCGTGCGCGCGTTGCGCCAGAAGTGGTGCAGATTGAGATCCGCTGCCGCGCTGCGCGTTCCGGCCACCTCGAACAGTGCGGCGGACACGTCGTTGGCGGCGCGGTCGGCGAGGACCTTGGCGGTCGCGACGGCCAGCGACGCCTGGGCGACGTTCGCGGCGCTCTGGTCGATCCTGATGGCCGCGTCCAACGTCCATCCGGCCGACGAGAGCGTGGCCTCCGCGGCGGTCACCGCGACGGACAGTTCACCGAAGCGCTGGATCAACAACGGGTCGTCGACCGCGTTCGCCACTCCCGCCTCGAACCACGGACGACTCTTCGTACGCACGAATTCCGTTGCCGCGGTGAGGGCTCCCCGGGCGATGCCGGTGTCGATGGCGGCGTGCAGCAACTGCGCGAAAGCGCCGTAGCCGGTGGGCGCGCGCACCGCGCCGGAGCGGGGAATCACCTGGTCACGCTCGACGAGCACCTCGTCGAAGGACACCGTTCCGCTGCCGGTGGTGCGCTGCCCCAGCCCGTTCCAGTCGTCCACGACCTGCACGCCGGGAGTGTTCGCGGGCAGGTAGGCGATGTACTCCCCGGGCTCGAGGCCGCTGCGTCCCTCGGGATCGTCCAGCCGGGTCAGCACCGCGAACAGGTCGGCGAACAGCGACCCGGTGCAGTAGTACTTCACGCCGTCCACCCGGAATCGGTCGCCGACCGGCCGCAACGTGGTCGAGATATCGGCGACGGTCGCGCCGCCCCGCTCGGATTGCGCGTTGGCGATGCGCCCACCGTCGAGCACCCGTCCGAAATACCGCTTCTGCTGCTGTGCCGTACCCGCAAGCCGCAGCAGGTTCACGTAGACGAAGTGGCTGTGCGGGATCTGCGCGATATTGGGGTCGGCCGTGGCCAGAATCCGCGTTACTTCCGCGACCACGCTCGGCGGCAGGTCCGCGCCGCCGTAGGCCGCCGGGACGGTGACCGCGAGCAAACCGCTGGCCGCCAGCCGCTCGACCTCCGGGAACGGCAGCACACGATCCCGGTCACGCTCCGCGGCCCCCGACGCGAAGTCGGCCGCGAGCCGCTGCGCGACCGCGAACGCCTGTGCCGCCGACAGGATGCGATCGGCGGCGACCGCGGTCATCAGTTCACCGCCGCGACGGGCCGCTGCGCGGCTTCCAGCTCGCGTACCAGCGGGAGCACCTTCGCGCCGAAGTACTCGATCTCCTCCTGGAAGTGCAGGAAGCCGCCGAGGATCAGGTCGACGCCGAGCTGCTTGTAGGCGACGATCCGCTCGGCCACCTGCTCCGGCGTGCCGATCAGCTGGGTGCGGAAACCGTCGTTGTACTGCACCAGGTCTTCGAAGGTGGAGTCGGCCCACATGCCCTTGCGGTCCTGGGTGGACGCGCCCGCCTGCTGCACCGCGTCGCGGAAACCCTCCACCGCGGGCTTGTTCGCCTTCGCGATGATCTCGCGCAGGGTGTCGCGGGCTTCCTTCTCGGTGTCGCGGGCGATGATGAAGCCATTGAGCCCGAATTTCACCTCGCGGTCGTGGGCGCGGGCGACGGCGCGCAGGTCGTCCAGCTGTTCGGTGACGCCGTCGAAGTCCTTGCCGTTGGAGAAGTACCAGTCGGCGTAGCGGCCGCCGTTGCGCCGGGCTGCGGTCGAGTTGCCGCCTTGGAAGAGTTCGGGATTCGGCCGCTCGGGGCTGTTCAGCGGCTTCGGCTTCAAGGTGAAGTCCCGGATGCGGTAGAAATCGCCGCCGTAGTTCACGTTGTCCTCGGTCCAGATCTTGCGGATCACCTCGAGGAATTCCGCGCTGCGGCGGTAGCGCTCGTCGTGCTCGAGCCAAGGCTCGCCGAGCGCGGTGAATTCGCCGGCGAACCAGCCGGACACGACGTTGATGGCGAACCGGCCATTGGACAGGTGGTCGGCGGTGGCACCGAACTTCGCCAGCACCGCAGGGTGCCACAGCCCGGGATGCACCGCCGCGATGACCTTCAACCGTTCGGTCGCGCCGAGCAGCGCGAGGCTGAACGAGGTCGATTCGTGCTGGTACTCGGCGCCGTAGGAGGCGGTGTAGCGCACCTGGGACAGCGCGTAGTCGAAGCCGTTGTTCTCCGCGGTCTGCGCGAGCTTCTTGTTGTACTCGAAATCCCAGCCGGTGCGCTGTTCGATGTCGCTGGTGACCAGTCCCCCGCTGACGTTGGGCACCCAGTAGGCGAATCGGATCTGCTCGGCGATCTGCTCCGTGGTCATAGCTGCTCCATGGTTTCCGGGGGTAGCCGTCGGATCGGAGGCCGGACGCCACGCGTGCGTCCGGCGCTCCTTCCACTCCAGCACCGGCACCCGATAGGGACGAGGTTTTGAATCTGTGCGATTCGGATCAGGCGTCGGCGAGGGCAGGCGAGTAGGTCGACCTGGCGAATTCGCCCGCGGGGGCGAAACGGCCGAGCAACGCGGCGGCGTCCTCGCCGGT
Above is a genomic segment from Nocardia sputorum containing:
- a CDS encoding type II toxin-antitoxin system HicB family antitoxin → MSDLHHLPDYTHYAYRVLWSSEDQEYVGLCAEFPSLSWLAPTQDEALRGIGELVRDTIKDMAVNNEVVPRPLSERSYSGKFMVRISTELHARLVREATEMNVSLNQLVNQRLASRG
- a CDS encoding NADPH-dependent FMN reductase; translation: MTVTVVVGNPKPASRTLTAATLVARGLRPEVEPTVIDLVEFGPALLSWGDPAVADAVRAVAGSELVVFASPTFKATYTGLLKLFLEQFEGGTGLEGVLAVPMMLGAGPAHALAPDLLLKPVLVEIGATAALPGLYLSDRTFTEDGVIDRYSGRWRSVAQALAHSSKAANHA
- a CDS encoding flavin reductase family protein, giving the protein MHDLFEFPADGAGLRRAFANFPSGVVAVCAEIDGVPHGLAVSTFVPVSLDPPLVSFCVQNSSATWPKLAAASHLGLSLLGTDQQAAARSLGARDGDRFRDIQLHRGSGDAVFIDGASAWIEGVQEAHVPAGDHAVVILRIHRIATRTDVDPLVFHGSKFRRLHAEPANGAA
- the sfnG gene encoding dimethylsulfone monooxygenase SfnG, whose amino-acid sequence is MTTEQIAEQIRFAYWVPNVSGGLVTSDIEQRTGWDFEYNKKLAQTAENNGFDYALSQVRYTASYGAEYQHESTSFSLALLGATERLKVIAAVHPGLWHPAVLAKFGATADHLSNGRFAINVVSGWFAGEFTALGEPWLEHDERYRRSAEFLEVIRKIWTEDNVNYGGDFYRIRDFTLKPKPLNSPERPNPELFQGGNSTAARRNGGRYADWYFSNGKDFDGVTEQLDDLRAVARAHDREVKFGLNGFIIARDTEKEARDTLREIIAKANKPAVEGFRDAVQQAGASTQDRKGMWADSTFEDLVQYNDGFRTQLIGTPEQVAERIVAYKQLGVDLILGGFLHFQEEIEYFGAKVLPLVRELEAAQRPVAAVN
- a CDS encoding SfnB family sulfur acquisition oxidoreductase, whose amino-acid sequence is MTAVAADRILSAAQAFAVAQRLAADFASGAAERDRDRVLPFPEVERLAASGLLAVTVPAAYGGADLPPSVVAEVTRILATADPNIAQIPHSHFVYVNLLRLAGTAQQQKRYFGRVLDGGRIANAQSERGGATVADISTTLRPVGDRFRVDGVKYYCTGSLFADLFAVLTRLDDPEGRSGLEPGEYIAYLPANTPGVQVVDDWNGLGQRTTGSGTVSFDEVLVERDQVIPRSGAVRAPTGYGAFAQLLHAAIDTGIARGALTAATEFVRTKSRPWFEAGVANAVDDPLLIQRFGELSVAVTAAEATLSSAGWTLDAAIRIDQSAANVAQASLAVATAKVLADRAANDVSAALFEVAGTRSAAADLNLHHFWRNARTHTLHDPVRWKYQHIGRALLHDAAPPLHGVI